The following proteins are encoded in a genomic region of Candidatus Leptovillus gracilis:
- a CDS encoding histidine phosphatase family protein codes for MKSLLILRHAKSSWDSAYLADHERPLNERGKADAPRIGRLLQSEELVPDLIISSSAARALATAKLVAGNCDYENEIVVTRDFYHADPEIYLEVLATLDDRYQRVMVVGHNPGMEELVEELTGEFVRMATAALAHVALHVDRWQDVAPEATVELKAQLKATWLPKEL; via the coding sequence ATGAAAAGTTTGTTGATTTTGCGCCACGCCAAGTCGAGTTGGGATAGCGCCTATCTAGCGGACCATGAACGGCCGTTAAACGAACGAGGGAAAGCCGACGCGCCGCGCATAGGGCGGCTGCTGCAATCCGAAGAACTGGTCCCCGACCTGATCATCTCGTCGTCGGCGGCGCGGGCGTTGGCTACGGCCAAATTGGTCGCCGGCAACTGCGATTATGAGAACGAAATTGTCGTAACGCGGGACTTTTATCATGCCGACCCGGAGATTTACCTGGAAGTCCTGGCCACCCTGGATGACCGTTACCAACGGGTGATGGTGGTGGGGCATAATCCGGGCATGGAAGAGCTGGTGGAAGAGCTAACCGGCGAGTTTGTCCGCATGGCGACGGCCGCGCTGGCCCACGTGGCCCTGCATGTCGATCGCTGGCAAGACGTAGCGCCTGAAGCGACGGTCGAATTGAAGGCTCAACTAAAAGCCACCTGGCTGCCTAAAGAGCTGTGA
- the chrA gene encoding chromate efflux transporter — translation MIEYRPEDDLSPLPDGSVGEVARLALKLGFTAFGGPAAHIAMLHDEVVTRRRWLDEQRFLDLLGATNLIPGPNSTEMVIHVGHIRAGYAGLIAAGVGFIAPAFAIVLALAWLYVRYGTTPTAEWLLYGIKPVIIAIVLQALWSLGRKAVKGPFLGAVGVAVFVLYLLGLNELLLLFGAGVLVTAVQYGRRLAARGSLPMMAPMLWLGTAATVVLAQNAPVSLGRLFLVFLKVGGLLYGSGYVLLAFLRNDLVVNLGWLTDQQLLDAIAIGQFTPGPVFTTATFVGYVVAGFPGAVVATVGIFLPSFLFVALLNPLIPRMRRSDLLAALLDGVNVAALGLMAAVTWQLGRTAVVDWFTALLALLAAILLLRFKLNSVWLVLGGGLAALAYRFLLLMPHLSFCGIVLYVLYQNVPSANAS, via the coding sequence ATGATCGAATATCGGCCAGAAGATGACTTATCTCCTTTGCCAGATGGCTCCGTGGGCGAAGTGGCCCGGCTGGCGCTGAAATTGGGCTTTACCGCCTTTGGCGGCCCGGCGGCGCACATCGCCATGCTGCACGACGAGGTGGTGACGCGGCGGCGGTGGCTGGACGAACAGCGCTTTCTGGATTTGTTGGGGGCGACCAATCTCATTCCCGGCCCCAACTCCACCGAAATGGTGATCCACGTCGGCCATATTCGCGCCGGATATGCCGGGCTGATAGCTGCCGGCGTCGGATTTATCGCTCCGGCGTTTGCCATTGTGCTGGCGCTGGCCTGGCTGTATGTGAGGTACGGGACCACGCCAACCGCCGAATGGCTGTTGTATGGCATCAAGCCGGTCATCATTGCCATTGTGCTTCAGGCACTGTGGAGTTTAGGGCGCAAGGCGGTGAAGGGGCCATTTTTAGGCGCGGTCGGTGTGGCTGTTTTTGTCTTGTATTTGTTGGGCCTGAATGAACTGCTGCTGCTGTTTGGCGCGGGGGTTTTGGTGACGGCCGTTCAGTACGGCCGTCGCCTGGCGGCGCGGGGTTCTCTGCCGATGATGGCTCCAATGCTCTGGTTAGGGACTGCTGCGACGGTTGTGTTGGCCCAAAACGCGCCGGTGAGTCTGGGGCGTTTGTTTCTTGTCTTTCTCAAAGTTGGCGGGCTGCTCTATGGCAGCGGTTACGTGCTGCTGGCCTTCTTGCGCAACGATTTGGTGGTTAACCTGGGTTGGCTGACCGACCAACAGCTTTTAGACGCCATCGCCATCGGCCAATTTACGCCGGGACCAGTGTTCACCACAGCCACCTTTGTCGGCTATGTGGTGGCCGGTTTTCCCGGCGCGGTGGTGGCGACAGTGGGGATTTTCCTGCCATCGTTCTTGTTTGTCGCCCTGCTAAACCCTCTCATCCCCCGAATGCGCCGCTCTGATCTGTTGGCGGCGCTGTTGGATGGCGTGAATGTGGCCGCCCTGGGCTTGATGGCCGCTGTCACCTGGCAGTTAGGGCGCACGGCCGTTGTGGATTGGTTTACCGCGCTGCTGGCGCTGCTGGCCGCCATTCTACTGCTGCGTTTTAAGCTCAATTCTGTCTGGTTGGTCTTAGGCGGCGGCCTGGCGGCGCTGGCTTATCGTTTTCTTTTGCTAATGCCACACTTATCATTTTGTGGTATAGTCCTTTACGTGTTGTACCAAAACGTGCCTTCCGCAAACGCAAGTTGA
- a CDS encoding ribonuclease J: MTKNLKIIPLGGLGEIGKNMTLLEYGRNQIIIDCGVMFPESDMYGIDLVLPQFDYVVQNQDILRGIVLTHGHMDHIGGLPYLLQRIKTTIYGTALTIGMVERQLEEAGVRQRATLEVIDDKQTLHLGPFRVSPFAVAHSIPAAVGLVIDTPVGAVVHTGDYKLDETPTGGRTTDFKRLRKLTPNGVVAMMGDSTNADRPGRTPTEQLVADTLDTLFAQATGSRIIIATFSSLLARLQEVIRLAEKYGRKVALTGRSLQQNVELARDLGYMKVPKNLLVDVADNVPDGKLVILSTGSQGEPRSALNRMAKGEHRQIQVHEGDTIIVSGGTIPGNEEDVGRMLNNLFARGANVIYGSLATVHVSGHGSREDMRIMLEAVKPRFLIPVHGEGRHLHLHARLAQDNGMQAEDVFILHNGATWVTDGDKAWQESSIPRPKMCTWMARWWAKLASW; the protein is encoded by the coding sequence ATGACGAAAAATTTGAAGATCATTCCCCTGGGCGGCCTGGGAGAAATTGGCAAAAACATGACATTGTTGGAATACGGCCGTAACCAAATCATCATTGACTGCGGAGTCATGTTCCCCGAAAGCGACATGTATGGCATTGACCTGGTCTTGCCCCAATTCGACTACGTGGTTCAAAACCAGGACATTCTACGCGGCATCGTGCTGACGCACGGACACATGGACCACATTGGCGGCTTACCTTACCTGCTTCAGCGCATCAAAACGACAATTTATGGTACTGCCTTAACCATCGGCATGGTGGAACGCCAGTTAGAAGAAGCCGGGGTGCGCCAACGCGCTACCCTGGAAGTAATAGACGATAAACAAACCCTACACCTGGGGCCGTTTCGCGTCAGCCCCTTTGCCGTCGCCCATTCCATTCCGGCGGCCGTCGGGTTGGTAATAGATACGCCCGTCGGCGCGGTGGTGCATACCGGCGACTATAAGCTGGACGAGACGCCTACCGGCGGCCGGACTACCGACTTTAAGCGGCTGCGGAAATTAACCCCCAATGGCGTAGTGGCCATGATGGGCGACAGCACCAATGCTGACCGCCCCGGTCGTACCCCCACTGAACAATTGGTGGCCGATACCCTGGACACGCTGTTTGCCCAGGCGACCGGCTCGCGCATTATCATCGCTACCTTTTCTTCGCTGCTGGCGCGTTTGCAAGAAGTGATTCGGCTGGCGGAAAAATACGGCCGTAAAGTCGCCCTCACCGGCCGCAGTTTGCAGCAAAATGTGGAACTGGCCCGCGATTTGGGCTACATGAAAGTGCCGAAAAACCTGCTGGTGGATGTGGCCGACAACGTGCCGGATGGCAAACTGGTCATCCTATCCACCGGTTCGCAGGGCGAACCCCGCTCCGCGCTCAACCGCATGGCTAAGGGCGAACATCGCCAGATTCAGGTTCATGAGGGCGATACCATTATTGTCTCTGGCGGCACAATCCCCGGCAACGAGGAAGACGTGGGACGCATGTTGAACAATCTGTTCGCTCGCGGCGCCAATGTCATCTATGGTTCGCTGGCGACGGTCCATGTTTCCGGGCACGGCAGCCGCGAAGACATGCGCATCATGTTGGAAGCCGTCAAACCGCGCTTTCTAATTCCTGTGCATGGTGAAGGTCGCCATTTGCATCTGCACGCTCGTCTGGCGCAGGACAATGGCATGCAGGCAGAGGATGTTTTTATTCTGCACAATGGGGCCACCTGGGTGACAGATGGCGACAAAGCGTGGCAAGAAAGCTCCATCCCTCGGCCAAAGATGTGTACGTGGATGGCTCGCTGGTGGGCGAAATTGGCGAGTTGGTGA
- a CDS encoding PAS domain S-box protein — MIEELANPDDAMRRQAEAAAAVALPQIPTDPAALSPETLYQLLHELQTNQMELQLQNEELRRTQMELDQSRARYAELYDLAPIGYVSLSEQGVILEVNLTFANLLGVARESLEQRPFSQLILPADQHIYFQHSRQFFTTATPQVCELRLARANSDFFWARLEGVQAQSADGALICRVVISDITTHRQAEQAQRESEDLFGEFLQHSPIYVFFKDQEIRAVKLSQNYEHLLGKPISELLGKTMDELFPSALAKSMVADDLRVLHGGKQIEVEEELNGRYYSTVKFPIYRDGQPRYLAGFTKDITEHKLAEWAIQRSEKRLKEAEAVAHVGYGEMDLISGKTFWSEEIFRIFGLDPAGDPPPITEYPSLIHPEDVDGLFATFAACVHTQQPYDLIYRIYHSSGEIRTVHSVGYLETNPTDGSIKLFGTLHDITAQKRSEMALEQSEKRFRALIENAPDGINLISADGQLTYASPAALRILGYTADDVQNTNMAALTHPEDLPSLFPLLADLIHHPGKVITTEYRFHHKEGDWRWLESTITNLLAEPGIEAILFNFRDITRRKQAEETAQQQREQMQFLYSASQRLNRTLDLDEIYRTIFDFLTAVVPCDSLLISAFDPQTGLITCRAHWLEQGIRKDVSQYPPIPLEAEDQGTQSRVIRTGRAMVVNDYQALLKNTQAIYYINDDTNEVLVEADPEEEAARSALIVPIKIGEQVIGVVQVTSYRLNAYTENHLQFVEALTLHINSAQTNALLYAQVQNELNERKQAEEALQRSYGRLENVLDELRQTQAQLIQQERLAAVGQLAAGIAHDFNNILAVIALFVEMSLDTPDLSPQLHQRLETISYQAKRAAHLVQQILDFGRRAILQPDSLSLTLFLQEQVELWRRTIPESIKIHFDAGAADCVIHADATRIQQMFTNLVLNARDAMPQGGDLRVSLAQVRLSDQDAASMAGMPGVGDNWVQIIVSDTGTGIAPTILPRIFEPFFTTKEPGLGSGLGLAQVYGIVKQHQGHIDVRTEEGQGTTFIIYLPGLAVAAQKETAVPTTKPLQGQGETILVVEDNPDLREALTSVLNLLNYETLAAANGREALAILEQQSVALVLSDLIMPEMGGKELLQALRQRELNLPVIILSGHPLETERQTLQNEGIADWLTKPLDMNDLSLSLARALRADEKL, encoded by the coding sequence ATGATTGAAGAATTAGCCAACCCAGATGACGCTATGCGCCGACAAGCGGAAGCAGCAGCCGCAGTTGCACTCCCCCAAATACCCACAGACCCGGCGGCTCTGTCGCCCGAAACGCTTTACCAGCTTCTGCACGAGCTGCAAACCAACCAGATGGAATTGCAGTTGCAAAACGAAGAGCTGCGCCGGACGCAGATGGAACTGGATCAGTCGCGGGCGCGTTACGCCGAACTGTATGATCTGGCCCCAATTGGGTATGTCAGCCTGAGCGAACAGGGGGTGATTTTGGAGGTCAATCTCACCTTCGCCAATTTGTTGGGGGTGGCGCGCGAAAGTTTAGAGCAACGGCCGTTTAGCCAACTCATCCTACCCGCCGACCAGCACATCTACTTCCAGCACAGCCGCCAGTTTTTTACCACGGCCACGCCCCAGGTCTGCGAACTGCGGCTGGCGCGGGCCAACAGCGATTTCTTTTGGGCACGGCTGGAAGGCGTGCAAGCACAAAGCGCCGACGGTGCGCTGATATGTCGCGTCGTCATCAGCGACATCACAACGCACCGGCAGGCGGAGCAGGCGCAGCGCGAAAGCGAAGATCTATTTGGCGAATTCCTGCAGCACAGCCCTATCTACGTCTTTTTTAAAGACCAGGAGATCAGAGCTGTCAAGTTGAGCCAAAATTACGAACACCTGCTTGGCAAACCCATCTCCGAGTTGTTGGGGAAAACCATGGACGAGCTTTTTCCATCTGCTCTGGCAAAAAGCATGGTGGCCGACGACCTGCGTGTGCTGCACGGAGGGAAACAGATAGAAGTCGAAGAAGAGCTAAATGGACGCTATTATTCGACGGTCAAATTCCCCATATACCGCGATGGGCAGCCGCGTTACCTGGCTGGCTTCACCAAAGACATCACCGAGCACAAGCTGGCAGAGTGGGCCATTCAGCGCAGCGAAAAGCGGTTGAAGGAGGCCGAAGCCGTTGCCCATGTTGGCTATGGGGAGATGGACCTTATCAGCGGCAAAACCTTCTGGTCTGAAGAAATCTTCCGCATCTTTGGTCTGGACCCGGCCGGCGACCCGCCCCCCATCACCGAATACCCGTCGCTTATCCACCCAGAGGATGTTGATGGGCTGTTTGCGACGTTTGCGGCATGTGTCCACACCCAACAGCCGTATGATCTGATCTACCGTATCTATCATTCCAGCGGCGAGATTCGCACTGTTCACAGCGTTGGCTACCTGGAAACCAATCCCACCGACGGGTCCATCAAACTATTCGGTACACTGCACGACATCACGGCGCAAAAACGCAGCGAGATGGCCCTGGAACAAAGTGAAAAACGGTTCCGGGCGCTGATCGAAAACGCGCCCGATGGCATCAATTTAATCAGCGCCGATGGACAACTGACCTATGCCAGCCCGGCGGCGCTGCGCATTCTGGGGTATACGGCCGACGATGTGCAAAACACCAATATGGCCGCCCTGACGCATCCTGAGGACTTACCGTCTCTCTTCCCCTTGCTTGCCGATTTAATCCATCATCCGGGCAAAGTGATTACCACAGAGTACCGCTTCCACCACAAAGAGGGGGATTGGCGCTGGCTGGAAAGCACCATTACGAACCTGCTCGCCGAACCGGGTATCGAGGCCATCCTCTTCAATTTCCGCGACATCACCCGGCGTAAACAAGCTGAAGAGACAGCCCAGCAGCAGCGCGAACAGATGCAGTTTCTCTACAGCGCCAGCCAGCGGCTCAACCGCACCCTGGACCTGGATGAAATTTACCGCACGATTTTTGACTTTTTAACGGCCGTTGTCCCCTGCGATAGTCTGCTTATCTCCGCCTTCGACCCGCAAACCGGGCTGATTACCTGCCGCGCCCATTGGCTGGAGCAGGGAATACGCAAGGATGTCAGCCAATATCCCCCCATTCCATTGGAAGCGGAAGACCAGGGCACGCAGAGCCGGGTGATTCGCACGGGGCGGGCGATGGTGGTCAATGATTATCAGGCGCTGTTAAAGAACACTCAGGCTATTTATTACATAAACGACGACACCAATGAGGTCTTGGTCGAAGCCGACCCGGAAGAGGAAGCAGCCCGTTCGGCGCTCATTGTTCCCATTAAAATTGGCGAACAGGTAATCGGGGTCGTCCAGGTGACAAGCTACCGGCTGAACGCCTACACGGAAAATCATTTGCAGTTTGTGGAGGCGTTGACACTGCATATCAATTCAGCCCAGACCAACGCCCTGCTGTATGCCCAGGTACAAAACGAGCTGAACGAGCGCAAGCAGGCCGAAGAGGCGCTGCAAAGAAGTTACGGCCGTCTGGAAAACGTACTGGACGAACTGCGCCAGACACAGGCGCAGCTTATTCAGCAGGAGCGGCTGGCGGCCGTGGGCCAACTGGCGGCGGGAATTGCCCACGACTTCAACAACATCCTGGCGGTTATCGCCCTCTTTGTGGAAATGAGCCTGGACACCCCTGATCTGTCTCCCCAACTGCACCAACGCTTAGAGACCATTAGCTACCAGGCCAAACGCGCCGCCCACCTGGTGCAGCAAATCCTGGATTTCGGCCGCCGCGCCATTCTACAGCCCGATTCGCTAAGCCTGACATTGTTCTTGCAGGAGCAGGTTGAATTGTGGCGGCGCACCATACCGGAATCTATCAAGATTCATTTCGATGCCGGGGCCGCCGATTGTGTCATCCATGCCGATGCGACGCGCATCCAACAGATGTTCACTAATCTGGTGCTGAATGCCCGCGACGCCATGCCTCAGGGTGGCGATTTGCGCGTCAGTCTGGCGCAGGTGCGGTTGAGTGACCAGGACGCCGCGTCCATGGCTGGGATGCCGGGCGTAGGCGATAACTGGGTGCAAATTATCGTCAGCGACACAGGCACAGGCATTGCCCCAACCATTTTGCCGCGTATTTTTGAACCATTTTTCACCACCAAAGAGCCAGGGCTGGGCAGTGGGCTGGGGCTGGCCCAGGTGTATGGCATTGTCAAGCAGCATCAGGGGCATATTGATGTGCGGACGGAAGAAGGCCAGGGCACAACCTTCATCATTTACCTGCCAGGGCTGGCAGTGGCGGCGCAGAAAGAAACGGCCGTTCCCACAACAAAACCGCTCCAGGGCCAGGGCGAGACTATCTTAGTGGTGGAAGACAACCCGGACTTGCGTGAAGCGCTGACCAGTGTGTTGAATTTGCTGAATTATGAGACATTGGCCGCAGCCAACGGCCGTGAGGCGTTGGCAATTCTGGAACAACAAAGCGTGGCTCTGGTGCTGAGCGACCTGATCATGCCAGAGATGGGAGGCAAGGAACTGCTGCAAGCGCTGCGCCAACGGGAGTTGAATCTGCCGGTGATCATCCTCAGCGGCCATCCGTTGGAAACCGAACGACAAACGCTGCAAAACGAAGGAATCGCCGACTGGCTGACAAAACCTCTGGACATGAACGATCTATCCCTCTCGTTGGCTCGCGCCTTGCGGGCAGACGAGAAACTATAG